In Rhodococcus rhodochrous, a single genomic region encodes these proteins:
- a CDS encoding MerR family transcriptional regulator, whose translation MTTGRLAAAAGYSVQQVRDLERLGMIPPAARMTNGYRRFGPEHLTALRAYRALAVAVGPVEARSVMHDVQVLPYDEALARVVELHSGLARARDECLAALRALDVIVDEAAHDAPPLPGDAMSITELANAIGVRSSALRFWEKEGLVAPERIDRNNIRSYSPAAARNARIVAALRAGGYRIPAVRAVMASIGTDGETDTARDALHERLRTVAVQSEALLRAGADIATLIGNVAPLSTISNPTSAVATARLSPSPRAGTTGGS comes from the coding sequence ATGACGACGGGGCGTCTGGCCGCTGCCGCCGGATACTCCGTGCAGCAGGTGCGCGATCTCGAACGTCTCGGGATGATCCCTCCCGCAGCACGAATGACCAACGGCTATCGCCGATTCGGACCCGAACACCTCACGGCGCTGCGCGCGTACCGCGCTCTGGCTGTCGCGGTCGGGCCCGTGGAGGCGCGCAGCGTCATGCACGATGTGCAGGTACTCCCCTACGACGAGGCGCTCGCCCGTGTCGTCGAACTCCACAGTGGGCTCGCGCGAGCCCGCGACGAGTGTCTCGCCGCGCTCCGCGCACTCGACGTGATCGTCGACGAGGCCGCCCACGATGCGCCTCCGCTGCCCGGCGACGCCATGAGCATCACCGAGCTGGCGAACGCCATCGGGGTGCGATCGTCCGCCCTCAGGTTCTGGGAGAAGGAGGGATTGGTCGCGCCCGAACGGATCGACCGCAACAATATTCGGAGCTACTCACCCGCCGCGGCGCGGAACGCGCGGATCGTCGCTGCACTGCGCGCAGGTGGCTATCGCATCCCAGCGGTCAGGGCCGTGATGGCATCCATCGGAACCGACGGCGAGACCGATACCGCTCGGGACGCACTTCACGAGCGGCTGCGCACCGTCGCCGTGCAGTCCGAGGCGTTGCTGCGGGCCGGTGCCGACATTGCGACCCTGATCGGGAACGTGGCTCCGCTCTCGACTATCTCGAATCCGACGAGTGCAGTCGCCACGGCACGCTTGTCACCATCACCCCGGGCTGGAACAACAGGCGGCTCTTGA
- a CDS encoding APC family permease, whose amino-acid sequence MAVTIHKGRDNVTKRVLLGRPLRSDTLGHTLLPKRVALPVFASDALSSVAYAPEEIFLVLSVAGLSAYAFSGWIGLAVAGVLVVVVASYRQNVHAYPSGGGDYEVATKNLGAMAGLTVGSALIVDYVLTVAVSISSAAQNIGSAIPFVEHHKVLFAIAAITLLTAVNLRGLREAGTAFAIPTYAFMFCIGVMLVWGFVRLVVFDAPLRAESSHYELAAEQSHLTGLAFAFLLARAFSSGCAALTGVEAISNGVPAFRKPKSHNAATTLLMLGAIAITLLMGIIVLAERLGVVVAADPAAQLRGAPEGYHQKTLVAQVAETVFTDFPLGFYLVTAVTALILVLAANTAFNGFPVLASVLAQDKHLPTQLRTRGDRLAFSNGIVFLALAAIVFVWLFDAEVTHLIQLYIVGVFVSFTLSQTGMVRHWTRLLVTETDTRHRRKMQRSRVVNGVGLAMTGTVLIIVLVTKFVAGAWIAILAMVTVFVTMRAVGHHYRRVAVELDPGGWDGLLPSRTYSIVLVAKLHHPTRRALAYATATHPDTLEAITVDVDEEDTRALVREWEASDITIPLKVLESPYREITRPVLDYVRRVRGNSPRDVVTVFIPEYVVGHWWENLLHNQSALRLKSRLLFQPGVMVTSVPWRLHSSDSR is encoded by the coding sequence ATGGCCGTAACCATCCACAAGGGCCGTGACAACGTCACCAAACGAGTGTTGCTGGGAAGACCGCTGCGCAGCGACACCCTCGGCCACACCCTGTTACCGAAACGCGTAGCCCTGCCGGTGTTCGCGTCCGACGCCCTGTCGTCCGTCGCCTATGCCCCGGAGGAGATCTTCCTCGTCCTGTCGGTGGCGGGCCTGTCCGCCTACGCGTTCTCCGGCTGGATCGGTCTCGCCGTCGCCGGCGTGCTCGTCGTGGTGGTCGCGAGTTACCGGCAGAACGTGCATGCCTACCCCTCCGGGGGTGGCGACTACGAAGTGGCGACGAAGAATCTCGGGGCGATGGCCGGCCTGACGGTGGGCAGCGCGTTGATCGTCGACTACGTGCTGACGGTTGCCGTGTCGATCTCGTCGGCCGCCCAGAACATCGGGTCGGCGATTCCCTTCGTCGAACACCACAAGGTGCTGTTCGCGATCGCCGCGATCACCCTTCTCACCGCAGTGAATCTCCGCGGACTCCGCGAGGCGGGCACAGCTTTCGCCATCCCCACCTACGCCTTCATGTTCTGCATCGGGGTGATGCTCGTCTGGGGTTTCGTGCGCCTCGTCGTGTTCGACGCCCCGCTCCGCGCCGAGTCGTCGCACTACGAACTCGCCGCCGAACAATCCCACCTGACCGGACTGGCTTTCGCGTTCCTTCTCGCCCGCGCGTTCTCGTCGGGGTGTGCGGCCCTGACGGGAGTCGAGGCCATCAGCAACGGGGTGCCCGCCTTCCGGAAACCGAAATCGCACAACGCAGCCACCACTCTGCTGATGCTGGGCGCCATCGCGATCACGCTGCTGATGGGCATCATCGTGCTCGCCGAGCGGCTGGGCGTCGTCGTCGCCGCAGACCCCGCAGCGCAACTGCGCGGGGCACCGGAGGGATATCACCAGAAGACGCTGGTCGCGCAGGTCGCCGAGACGGTCTTCACCGACTTCCCCCTCGGCTTCTACCTCGTCACCGCCGTGACTGCATTGATCCTCGTCCTCGCTGCGAACACCGCGTTCAACGGTTTCCCGGTCCTCGCGTCGGTGCTCGCGCAGGACAAGCACCTGCCGACGCAGCTACGCACCCGAGGTGATCGGTTGGCGTTCAGCAACGGCATCGTCTTCCTGGCCCTCGCGGCGATCGTGTTCGTCTGGCTGTTCGACGCCGAGGTCACCCATCTCATCCAGCTCTACATCGTCGGGGTGTTCGTCTCCTTCACGTTGAGCCAGACCGGCATGGTGCGGCACTGGACCCGCCTGCTCGTCACCGAGACCGACACACGTCATCGCCGGAAGATGCAGCGCTCGCGCGTCGTCAACGGTGTGGGTCTGGCGATGACGGGAACAGTCCTGATCATCGTGCTCGTCACGAAATTCGTTGCCGGCGCGTGGATCGCGATCCTCGCCATGGTGACCGTCTTCGTGACGATGCGCGCCGTCGGCCACCACTACCGACGCGTGGCGGTCGAACTCGACCCCGGTGGCTGGGACGGTCTGTTGCCCAGCCGCACGTATTCGATCGTGCTCGTGGCCAAGCTGCACCACCCGACACGTCGGGCGCTCGCGTATGCCACGGCCACCCATCCCGACACCCTCGAAGCGATCACCGTCGACGTCGACGAGGAGGACACCCGCGCACTCGTGCGCGAATGGGAGGCCAGCGACATCACGATTCCGCTGAAGGTGCTGGAATCGCCGTACCGGGAGATCACGCGACCGGTGCTCGACTACGTCAGACGGGTGCGCGGCAACTCGCCGCGCGATGTGGTCACCGTCTTCATCCCCGAGTACGTCGTGGGTCACTGGTGGGAAAACCTGCTCCACAACCAGAGCGCGCTCAGACTCAAGAGCCGCCTGTTGTTCCAGCCCGGGGTGATGGTGACAAGCGTGCCGTGGCGACTGCACTCGTCGGATTCGAGATAG
- a CDS encoding PaaI family thioesterase, producing the protein MTDSILELYVNDGLSDEEVDQQRDTYGPLTEDVRELIQLALQTRVDADDVARAREHLAAAREILERDREDVPYGTRFNDSGRFRNWGNAAIGLRNAIAPIGDIHEDDDGRVWTDIHLGPVYEGPAGHVHGGVSALLLDQILGDAARISGYPGMTGTLTIRYRKRTPLGALRVEAKLDRVEGRKAFVVGHIADSEGVCVEAEGIFIAPVWMVQQRDSFAETPRPE; encoded by the coding sequence ATGACCGATTCCATCCTCGAGCTCTACGTCAACGACGGATTGTCCGACGAGGAAGTCGATCAGCAGAGGGACACCTACGGTCCGCTCACCGAGGACGTGCGCGAGCTGATCCAGCTCGCCCTGCAGACCCGCGTGGATGCCGACGACGTCGCGCGGGCGCGGGAACATCTCGCGGCTGCGCGCGAGATTCTCGAACGCGACCGGGAGGACGTCCCGTACGGCACCCGGTTCAACGATTCGGGCCGATTCCGCAACTGGGGCAACGCCGCAATCGGCCTGCGCAACGCCATCGCCCCGATCGGCGACATCCACGAGGACGACGACGGCCGCGTGTGGACGGACATCCACCTCGGCCCCGTCTACGAGGGGCCGGCCGGACACGTGCACGGCGGGGTCTCCGCCCTGTTGCTCGACCAGATCCTCGGCGACGCCGCGCGCATCTCGGGATATCCGGGGATGACGGGCACGCTCACCATCCGCTACCGCAAGCGCACTCCCCTCGGAGCTCTGCGCGTGGAGGCGAAACTCGACCGCGTCGAAGGACGTAAGGCGTTCGTCGTGGGGCACATCGCCGACTCGGAGGGGGTCTGCGTGGAAGCGGAAGGCATCTTCATCGCCCCGGTGTGGATGGTGCAGCAGCGCGACTCGTTCGCGGAGACACCGAGGCCCGAATAG
- a CDS encoding acyl-CoA thioesterase domain-containing protein: MSENGIFTSQRPSVSMNQRTFTADFGLTSLQLSKERAIMRADLHDKLRNDAGAAALGMLTTVVDIVTSTPPLAVCSPDWVATQDLSIHTAEPLTEGPIVVDTHLVRVGKKTVHVAAQIFDGRGSSGLEELVAALDDGALQPAGRGLVTFVRLPRAAAAGSGYYNPSEWVGAIHEFPREHIDGSIYSRLGMRTLDARAGVLELDLTPFVANMIGTIQGGAQALLAEHAAHTVLPGFVATDFQAHYLSQVKVGPARSHVTVVRETKDHAIVDVRLVDAGADDQVLALTTVTLRRLPFS; this comes from the coding sequence ATGAGCGAGAATGGCATTTTTACCAGTCAGCGGCCGTCGGTGTCGATGAATCAGCGCACCTTCACCGCCGACTTCGGCCTGACGTCGCTCCAACTGAGCAAGGAGCGCGCCATCATGCGCGCCGACCTGCACGACAAGCTGCGCAACGACGCCGGCGCCGCAGCACTCGGGATGCTCACCACCGTGGTCGACATCGTCACGTCCACCCCACCACTCGCCGTGTGCAGCCCGGACTGGGTGGCCACCCAGGACCTGTCCATCCACACCGCCGAACCGCTCACCGAGGGTCCGATCGTCGTCGACACCCACCTCGTGCGCGTCGGCAAGAAGACCGTGCACGTCGCCGCGCAGATCTTCGACGGGCGCGGCAGCAGCGGCCTCGAGGAACTCGTCGCCGCCCTCGACGACGGCGCGTTGCAACCGGCGGGGCGCGGTCTCGTCACCTTCGTGCGGCTTCCCCGTGCCGCAGCGGCCGGTTCGGGCTACTACAACCCCAGCGAGTGGGTGGGCGCCATCCACGAATTTCCCAGGGAACACATCGACGGATCGATCTACTCCCGGCTGGGGATGCGCACCCTCGACGCACGCGCCGGCGTCCTCGAACTCGACCTCACCCCGTTCGTGGCCAACATGATCGGCACCATCCAGGGTGGCGCCCAGGCGCTGCTCGCCGAGCACGCCGCGCACACCGTTCTCCCGGGTTTCGTGGCGACCGACTTCCAGGCCCACTATCTGTCGCAGGTGAAGGTGGGACCGGCCCGGTCCCACGTCACAGTTGTCCGTGAGACGAAGGACCATGCGATCGTCGACGTGCGTCTCGTGGACGCCGGAGCCGACGATCAGGTGCTCGCCCTGACGACGGTCACCCTGCGACGCCTGCCGTTCTCCTGA
- a CDS encoding Lrp/AsnC family transcriptional regulator translates to MFSLDRLDAALLGELTRNPRAGIVDLSAKLGVARNTVQSRIRKLEESGAVTGYRPVVDLPKLGVPLQAFIGAELVQARMGHVIAQLGRFPEVLEVHATTGREDLLIRMAAQSQEDLLLVLERLHAIEGVAHTTTTLALTTPIEYRTQPLVEHITRDAGHGRSSSAGNS, encoded by the coding sequence GTGTTCAGTCTCGACCGGCTCGACGCAGCTCTCCTCGGAGAGCTCACTCGCAATCCCCGGGCAGGAATCGTCGACCTGTCGGCGAAGCTCGGTGTCGCCCGCAACACCGTGCAGTCGCGCATCAGAAAACTCGAGGAGTCCGGTGCCGTCACCGGATACCGACCGGTCGTCGACCTGCCGAAGCTGGGTGTGCCGCTGCAGGCGTTCATCGGCGCCGAGCTCGTCCAGGCGCGGATGGGGCATGTGATCGCCCAATTGGGCCGATTCCCCGAGGTTTTGGAAGTACACGCGACGACGGGCCGGGAGGATCTCCTGATCCGGATGGCCGCGCAGTCCCAGGAGGACCTCCTGCTGGTCCTGGAGCGGCTCCACGCCATCGAGGGCGTCGCGCACACCACCACGACGCTCGCGCTCACCACGCCGATCGAGTACCGGACGCAGCCGCTCGTCGAGCACATCACCCGCGATGCGGGGCACGGGCGTTCGTCGTCGGCCGGAAACTCCTGA
- a CDS encoding Glu/Leu/Phe/Val family dehydrogenase, with amino-acid sequence MTTSALDLPEFTTSDGVFGRSARLTDRPHERVVFHHDAATGLRAIVAIHSTALGPALGGTRFYPYADEMSALEDVLRLSWGMTYKAAVSGVNLGGGKAVIIGDPKTDKNDELLAAYGRFVESLGGRYITAADVGTRAEDLDVVGRHTAHAVGRTVAAGGSGDSSPLTALGVFQAMRAGAQTVWGETTLAGRTVGVEGLGKVGYELVKLLVADGAEVIVSDVNPAAIARVVDEFPAQVTDNVVASSADVYAPCALGGTLTSTTAAHLDARLVCGAANNQLAQPEVEGLLGKRGIVWVPDYVANAGGLIQVAGEVDGSAADVVRTRVESIFERTAEIFDVSSTLGVTPGAAANRIAERRIDTA; translated from the coding sequence ATGACCACCTCTGCCCTCGACCTCCCCGAGTTCACCACGTCCGACGGCGTGTTCGGCCGCTCGGCCCGCCTGACCGACCGTCCGCACGAGCGGGTCGTGTTCCATCACGACGCGGCCACCGGATTGCGCGCCATCGTCGCGATCCACTCCACCGCACTCGGCCCCGCCCTCGGCGGCACCCGCTTCTACCCCTACGCGGACGAGATGTCGGCGCTCGAGGACGTGCTGCGACTGTCGTGGGGCATGACCTACAAGGCCGCGGTGTCGGGTGTGAACCTCGGTGGCGGCAAGGCCGTCATCATCGGTGATCCGAAGACGGACAAGAACGACGAACTGCTCGCCGCCTACGGACGATTCGTCGAGTCGCTCGGTGGTCGCTACATCACCGCCGCCGATGTGGGAACCCGCGCGGAGGACCTCGACGTGGTGGGCCGGCACACCGCCCACGCCGTGGGACGCACCGTCGCCGCCGGCGGATCGGGCGACAGCTCGCCGCTGACCGCGCTCGGTGTCTTCCAGGCCATGCGTGCCGGCGCTCAGACGGTCTGGGGCGAAACGACTCTCGCGGGTCGCACGGTCGGTGTCGAGGGTCTCGGCAAGGTCGGATACGAGCTCGTGAAGCTGCTCGTCGCCGACGGTGCCGAGGTGATCGTCTCCGACGTGAACCCCGCCGCGATCGCCCGCGTGGTCGACGAGTTCCCGGCGCAGGTCACCGACAACGTCGTCGCCTCGTCCGCCGACGTCTACGCGCCGTGCGCCCTCGGCGGCACGCTGACCTCGACCACCGCTGCCCACCTCGACGCACGTCTCGTGTGCGGTGCGGCCAACAACCAGCTCGCGCAGCCCGAGGTGGAGGGACTGCTGGGCAAGCGCGGAATCGTCTGGGTGCCCGACTATGTCGCGAACGCGGGCGGACTGATCCAGGTCGCCGGTGAGGTCGACGGATCCGCCGCCGACGTCGTCCGCACACGAGTGGAGTCGATCTTCGAGCGCACCGCCGAGATCTTCGACGTCTCCAGCACTCTCGGCGTCACGCCGGGCGCAGCGGCCAACCGGATCGCCGAGCGCCGCATCGATACTGCCTGA
- a CDS encoding indolepyruvate ferredoxin oxidoreductase family protein — protein MTETVIRESERLPYDLDDRYRSGSGTVLLTGVQAIARLFVEQQVRAMRDGRRVATFVSGYQGSPLGGLDKMLHGMPKVLAEHDITFVPGFNEELAATAVWGSQGQLGAGTPTHDGVVGVWYGKGPGLDRATDALRHANMYGVNPNGGVLLMVGDDPASKSSTVPAVSERSLSALGIPVLFPRNAAEIVTMGLHGVALSRASGCLVALKIVADVADGAWSVDGSISDLPITVPEIEWEGRPFVYKQRPMAAPGDSVFAEADLYGPRWKIVQEYGRLNGLDVIEVDPPQARVGLAATGTTFDALRQALLDLGVDDAALHRAGIRLLRIGMPYPIGPEIVREFARGLDELIVVEDKTAFVETQIREILYGTANAPQIVGKKDADGRPLVPVDGELTAGRLRGPLRRVLRGHVELGPAPLPQLSLEVLSTQRTPYFCSGCPHNRSTALPEGSIGGGGIGCHTLVTLSGRKDSAVTGLTQMGGEGAQWIGQAPFTDIGHMFQNLGDGTYFHSGQLAVQACVAAGVNITFKLLYNDVVAMTGAQDAEGALKIPALTHKLTTEGVGKIIICSDEPKRLRKRTLARGTEVWHRDRLDEAQKLLREIEGVTVLIYDQHCAADARRQRKRGTLPARTTRVVINEAVCEGCGDCGVKSNCLSVQPVDTEFGSKTRIDQTSCNTDYSCLDGDCPSFVTVETSPEKPKRRKAPTPPRIPDAAIDTPKGTRNVFLAGIGGTGIVTVNQVLATAALRAGFEVESLDQIGMSQKAGPVVSHLRFAADGLEPGNRVGPGGATALLALDLLTATEPKNLAYANREETVAVASTSRVPTGDMVYDRSVRHPDEQDLLARLDTATRTTVSFDALAAAQALFGETSAANFLVVGAAHQLGGLEIPAEAIEEAIEINGVAVATNIAAFRWGRVAVADPAAFAAATEPARTERAATVAPERLFAGTTFTGEVERLVRIRAASLIDFQSEALATRYIAQVQAAWEAERRVTNRTDFSEAVARGLFKFTAYKDEYEVARMLVDPAFLDEVQGQVPGGRKLTYRLHPPALRALGREKKVGFGPKSHVALKALAKAKRLRGTKLDPFGYAHVRRVERALLAHYTATIQRLAADLDVDSYDRAAEIAALPDMVRGYEDVKLRSVEQYRARLAELGIDTDF, from the coding sequence ATGACCGAGACCGTAATCCGGGAGAGCGAACGACTTCCCTACGACCTCGACGACCGATATCGCTCGGGCTCCGGCACCGTGCTCCTCACCGGCGTGCAGGCCATCGCCCGCCTGTTCGTCGAGCAGCAGGTGCGGGCCATGCGGGACGGTCGCCGGGTGGCGACCTTCGTCTCCGGATACCAGGGCAGCCCCCTCGGCGGTCTCGACAAGATGCTCCACGGCATGCCGAAGGTCCTCGCCGAGCACGACATCACCTTCGTGCCCGGATTCAACGAGGAACTCGCCGCCACCGCCGTGTGGGGCAGCCAGGGACAGCTCGGCGCCGGCACACCGACCCACGACGGCGTCGTCGGCGTCTGGTACGGCAAGGGCCCCGGACTCGACCGCGCCACCGACGCGCTGCGTCACGCCAACATGTACGGGGTGAACCCGAACGGTGGCGTGCTGCTCATGGTGGGCGACGACCCCGCGTCGAAGTCGTCGACCGTGCCCGCCGTCAGCGAGCGGTCCCTCTCCGCCCTCGGCATCCCGGTCCTGTTCCCGCGCAACGCCGCCGAGATCGTCACCATGGGCCTGCACGGCGTCGCGCTGTCGCGTGCCTCGGGCTGTCTCGTCGCCCTCAAGATCGTCGCGGATGTCGCCGACGGCGCCTGGTCCGTCGACGGCTCCATCTCCGACCTGCCCATCACGGTCCCCGAGATCGAATGGGAAGGACGGCCGTTCGTCTACAAGCAGCGTCCCATGGCCGCGCCCGGCGACAGCGTCTTCGCCGAGGCCGACCTCTACGGACCGCGCTGGAAGATCGTCCAGGAGTACGGCCGCCTCAACGGCCTCGACGTGATCGAGGTCGATCCGCCGCAGGCCCGTGTCGGCCTCGCCGCCACCGGCACCACCTTCGACGCCCTGCGTCAGGCCCTGCTCGACCTGGGCGTCGACGACGCCGCGCTGCACCGCGCCGGCATCCGCCTGCTGCGCATCGGCATGCCGTACCCCATCGGTCCCGAGATCGTCCGCGAATTCGCCCGCGGCCTCGACGAACTGATCGTGGTCGAGGACAAGACCGCCTTCGTCGAGACCCAGATCCGCGAGATCCTCTACGGCACCGCGAACGCCCCGCAGATCGTCGGCAAGAAGGACGCCGACGGCCGCCCGCTCGTGCCCGTCGACGGTGAACTCACCGCCGGTCGCCTGCGCGGCCCGCTGCGTCGCGTGCTGCGCGGCCACGTCGAACTCGGCCCCGCACCCCTGCCGCAGTTGTCGCTCGAGGTGCTGTCCACCCAGCGCACCCCCTACTTCTGCAGCGGCTGCCCGCACAACCGCTCCACCGCACTGCCGGAGGGTTCGATCGGCGGCGGCGGCATCGGCTGCCACACCCTCGTCACCCTGTCGGGCCGCAAGGACAGCGCTGTCACCGGCCTGACCCAGATGGGCGGCGAAGGTGCGCAGTGGATCGGGCAGGCGCCGTTCACCGACATCGGCCACATGTTCCAGAACCTCGGCGACGGAACCTACTTCCACTCCGGCCAGCTCGCCGTCCAGGCGTGCGTCGCTGCCGGCGTGAACATCACCTTCAAACTGCTCTACAACGACGTCGTCGCGATGACCGGCGCGCAGGACGCCGAAGGCGCCCTGAAGATCCCGGCACTGACCCACAAGCTCACCACCGAGGGCGTCGGCAAGATCATCATCTGCTCCGACGAACCGAAGCGCCTCCGCAAGCGCACCCTCGCCCGCGGCACCGAGGTCTGGCACCGCGACCGGCTCGACGAGGCGCAGAAGCTGCTGCGCGAGATCGAGGGCGTCACCGTGCTCATCTACGACCAGCACTGCGCCGCCGATGCGCGCCGTCAGCGTAAGCGCGGCACCCTGCCCGCCCGCACCACCCGCGTCGTCATCAACGAAGCGGTGTGCGAGGGCTGCGGCGACTGCGGCGTCAAGAGCAACTGCCTGTCGGTGCAGCCGGTCGACACCGAGTTCGGTTCGAAGACCCGCATCGACCAGACCTCCTGCAACACCGACTACTCGTGCCTCGACGGCGACTGCCCGTCCTTCGTCACCGTCGAGACGTCGCCGGAGAAGCCCAAGCGCCGCAAGGCTCCGACCCCGCCGCGCATCCCGGACGCCGCCATCGACACCCCGAAGGGCACCCGCAACGTCTTCCTCGCGGGCATCGGCGGCACCGGCATCGTCACCGTCAACCAGGTGCTCGCTACGGCCGCGCTGCGCGCCGGGTTCGAGGTCGAGTCGCTCGACCAGATCGGCATGAGCCAGAAGGCCGGCCCGGTGGTCTCCCACCTGCGCTTCGCCGCCGACGGACTCGAGCCCGGCAACCGCGTCGGCCCGGGCGGTGCCACCGCTCTGCTCGCGCTCGACCTGCTCACCGCGACCGAGCCGAAGAACCTCGCCTACGCGAACCGTGAGGAGACCGTGGCGGTCGCGTCGACGAGCCGCGTCCCCACCGGCGACATGGTCTACGACCGCTCCGTCCGGCACCCCGACGAGCAGGACCTGCTCGCCCGCCTCGACACCGCGACCCGCACGACCGTCTCGTTCGACGCCCTCGCCGCAGCCCAGGCGCTGTTCGGTGAGACCTCGGCCGCGAACTTCCTCGTCGTGGGCGCCGCCCACCAGCTTGGTGGACTCGAGATCCCCGCCGAGGCCATCGAGGAGGCCATCGAGATCAACGGTGTGGCCGTCGCGACCAACATCGCCGCCTTCCGCTGGGGCCGGGTAGCCGTCGCGGATCCCGCGGCCTTCGCCGCCGCGACCGAACCGGCCCGCACGGAGCGCGCCGCCACCGTCGCACCGGAGCGTCTGTTCGCCGGCACCACCTTCACCGGTGAGGTCGAGCGGCTCGTGCGGATCCGCGCCGCGTCGCTGATCGACTTCCAGAGCGAAGCCCTCGCCACCCGCTACATCGCGCAGGTGCAGGCAGCCTGGGAAGCCGAGCGGCGCGTCACGAACCGCACGGACTTCAGCGAGGCCGTCGCCCGCGGACTGTTCAAGTTCACCGCCTACAAGGACGAGTACGAGGTCGCCCGCATGCTCGTCGACCCGGCCTTCCTCGACGAGGTACAGGGCCAGGTCCCCGGTGGGCGCAAGCTCACCTACCGCCTGCACCCGCCGGCGCTGCGCGCACTCGGCCGTGAGAAGAAGGTCGGCTTCGGACCGAAATCGCATGTCGCGCTGAAGGCTCTGGCCAAGGCGAAGCGTCTGCGCGGCACGAAGCTCGATCCCTTCGGCTACGCCCACGTCCGCCGCGTCGAGCGTGCTCTGCTCGCCCACTACACCGCCACGATCCAGCGGCTCGCCGCCGACCTGGACGTCGACTCCTACGACCGCGCCGCCGAGATCGCGGCCCTGCCCGACATGGTGCGCGGCTACGAGGACGTCAAGCTCCGCTCCGTCGAGCAGTACCGGGCCCGCCTCGCCGAGCTCGGCATCGACACCGACTTCTGA
- a CDS encoding SPW repeat protein: MHTHPDIVEMRERYDRMGEQPTVQVTDGLMMVAGLYAAASAWIIGFADQTALATTNLICGLAVALLAMALGSAYGRTHGLAFVAPLLGLWLIFSPWLVSGVETSTSMIWSHIIVGVVVCVLGLATAAMGTGMMNRSR; the protein is encoded by the coding sequence ATGCACACCCATCCCGACATCGTCGAGATGCGCGAACGTTACGACCGGATGGGCGAACAGCCCACAGTCCAGGTCACCGACGGATTGATGATGGTTGCCGGTCTGTACGCGGCGGCATCCGCCTGGATCATCGGATTCGCCGATCAGACCGCACTCGCCACCACCAATCTGATCTGCGGCCTCGCGGTCGCACTGCTCGCCATGGCGCTCGGTTCGGCCTACGGCCGCACCCACGGCCTGGCGTTCGTCGCGCCGCTGCTCGGTCTGTGGCTGATCTTCTCGCCGTGGTTGGTCAGTGGCGTCGAGACCAGTACATCCATGATCTGGTCCCACATCATCGTGGGCGTGGTCGTGTGTGTTCTCGGTCTGGCCACGGCCGCGATGGGGACCGGGATGATGAACCGTTCGCGTTGA